From a region of the Tachysurus fulvidraco isolate hzauxx_2018 chromosome 5, HZAU_PFXX_2.0, whole genome shotgun sequence genome:
- the LOC113656879 gene encoding uncharacterized protein LOC113656879 isoform X1, with the protein MEFHRAADINTQWKPPLDYSTATSTSTDKCVTQQVSDCSSHTETTDSDGFLSKPEVDSEEFSSSDTSNQQDLTSAHASYSRLNIYSSEDSDEDVCASRLRKTKSILDDLFTDESNDSASDSGEDLPSKPGDESEESDSDISERPRPRASTHRRSKVDRVAVNKTEKTEDGRRVYNKKHYCLFCSKPFSKIARHLEDVHSKEEEVSKACSFPKGSKQRRIYLDELRLRGNYIHNIAVLKSGKGDLIPYKRPRGEMKASDFMHCPHCQGLFTKKVLWRHMKVCKLSPKDYVPKPGKNRTLSLCAATQPVPRNISPELWKILSVMVSDDITDAVKNDCCVIQMAEHWLRKSGESPNSQCFIRQKLRELGKLLLSGRKVTSLRKLEDFIDPYNCMQAVEAVRHACEYNSEKNTYKIPSLAKKLAICLAQLSRLIRTKVVMPKNVKLARKLQNFQKIHEERWNDLLCATVLRNSEDEEVKFKPPTLLAFTEDVQKLHGFLDKAQDEFTALLSAESSTKHWSDLAKVTLTQIILFNRSRENEVVSMTLDTFLSRDNSDPATDIDWALTEVEKQLCRHFYKIVIRRDGARPIPILLTLKMLRALQLLVEKRESCSVMKDNTYVFARPSASSHFRCSDCVRGFALICGAKDPQALTCWKLRKRMATLSTVLNLGDPEINQLASFLGHELIVQDEFYPLHERTLQLAKVHKVLTAMEQGRMMEFMGKNFSDIDVQADEKVDLSSDKVKKSCECSGVFPGMYPGKKGPQKKRKTWSGPEIQAVEKHMKDYITSCRVPGKAACENCISAEPLTLKKRDWQSVKFYIYNRIMAQKRDSSHKV; encoded by the exons ATGGAGTTCCACAGAGCTGCAGACATCAACACTCAGTGGAAACCTCCGCTAGACTACAGCacagctacatctacatctacagaCAAGTGTGTCACtcaacag GTCTCAGACTGCAGCTCTCACACAGAGACCACCGACTCAGACGGGTTTCTGTCCAAACCTGAAGTGGACAGTGAGGAGTTTTCCAGTTCagacaccagcaaccagcag GATCTGACGAGCGCTCATGCCTCCTACTCCAGATTAAACATTTACTCCTCAGAAGACAGCGATGAAGACGTCTGTGCCTCCAGGCTGAGGAAGACTAAGAGCATC TTGGACGACTTGTTTACCGACGAGTCGAACGACTCTGCGTCAGACAGCGGAGAGGATCTTCCTTCAAAGCCCGGAGACGAGAGCGAGGAGAGCGACTCGGACATCAGCGAGCGTCCTCGACCGAGAGCCAGTACTCACCGGAGGTCAAAGGTCGACCGCGTGGCTGTAAACAAGACGGAGAAAACGGAGGACGGGAGGAGGGTGTATAATAAAAAGCACTACTGCTTGTTTTGCTCGAAACCTTTCAGTAAAATCGCGAGACATTTGGAGGACGTTCACTCGAAAGAAGAGGAAGTCTCGAAAGCGTGCAGTTTCCCAAAAGGCTCCAAACAGAGGAGGATTTATCTGGACGAGCTCCGACTCCGAGGGAACTACATCCACAACATCGCCGTGCTGAAGTCTGGGAAAGGCGACTTGATCCCGTATAAACGGCCGCGAGGGGAAATGAAAGCGAGCGACTTCATGCACTGCCCTCACTGTCAGGGCTTATTCACCAAAAAAGTCCTGTGGAGACACATGAAGGTGTGCAAGCTGAGTCCTAAAGATTACGTCCCCAAGCCCGGGAAGAACCGAACGCTCTCTCTGTGCGCCGCCACGCAGCCGGTGCCCCGCAACATCAGCCCCGAGCTGTGGAAGATCTTAAGCGTCATGGTCTCGGACGACATCACGGACGCCGTAAAGAACGACTGCTGCGTCATCCAGATGGCGGAACACTGGCTCCGGAAGAGCGGAGAGTCTCCCAACAGTCAGTGCTTCATCCGGCAGAAGTTACGGGAATTGGGGAAGCTGCTGCTCAGCGGGCGCAAAGTGACGTCTCTGAGGAAGCTGGAGGATTTTATAGACCCGTACAACTGCATGCAGGCGGTGGAAGCCGTGCGGCACGCGTGCGAGTACAACAGCGAGAAGAACACCTACAAAATTCCCTCGCTCGCTAAAAAGCTGGCCATTTGTCTGGCGCAGCTGAGTCGCCTCATACGGACTAAAGTGGTGATGCCGAAAAACGTGAAACTGGCGCGGAAACTGCAGAACTTCCAAAAAATCCACGAGGAACGCTGGAACGATCTGCTGTGTGCGACGGTGCTGAGGAACTCCGAAGACGAGGAGGTGAAATTCAAACCTCCGACGCTGTTGGCTTTCACGGAAGACGTTCAGAAGCTCCACGGCTTCCTGGACAAAGCGCAGGACGAGTTCACGGCGCTGTTATCCGCCGAGTCCTCCACGAAACACTGGTCGGATTTGGCCAAGGTCACGCTGACGCAGATCATCCTGTTCAACCGGAGTCGTGAGAACGAAGTGGTGAGCATGACGCTGGACACGTTTCTATCTCGAGATAACTCCGATCCTGCCACAGACATCGACTGGGCTCTGACCGAGGTGGAGAAACAGCTCTGCCGCCATTTTTACAAGATCGTCATCCGGCGAGACGGAGCGCGTCCCATCCCCATCCTGCTCACGCTGAAAATGCTGCGTGCGCTGCAGCTGCTGGTGGAGAAGCGAGAATCCTGCAGCGTGATGAAGGACAACACCTACGTGTTCGCGCGGCCCTCGGCCTCGTCTCATTTCAGATGCTCCGACTGCGTTCGAGGCTTCGCCTTGATTTGCGGAGCGAAGGATCCTCAGGCGCTGACGTGCTGGAAGTTACGCAAGCGAATGGCCACGTTGTCCACTGTGCTGAATCTCGGAGATCCGGAAATCAACCAGTTAGCAAGCTTTCTGGGACACGAGCTGATCGTCCAGGATGAGTTTTATCCCCTGCATGAAAGGACACTACAGCTAGCAAAAGTGCACAAAGTGCTAACGGCCATGGAGCAGGGGCGCATGATGGAGTTCATGGGCAAGAACTTCTCAGATATCGACGTTCAAGCTGACG AGAAGGTTGATCTGAGCAGTGATAAAGTGAAGAAGAGCTGCGAGTGTTCAG GCGTGTTTCCAGGAATGTATCCGGGGAAAAAAGGACCtcagaaaaagaggaaaacgtGGAGCGGGCCTGAGATCCAGGCTGTGGAAAAGCACATGAAGGattacatcacttcctgtcgAGTCCCAGGCAAAGCGGCGTGCGAGAACTGCATCAGCGCCGAACCTTTAACGCTCAAAAAGAGAGACTGGCAGAGCGTCAAGTTCTACATCTACAACCGCATCATGGCTCAGAAGAGAGACTCCAGCCACAAAGTCTGA
- the LOC113656879 gene encoding uncharacterized protein LOC113656879 isoform X2, which produces MEFHRAADINTQWKPPLDYSTATSTSTDKCVTQQVSDCSSHTETTDSDGFLSKPEVDSEEFSSSDTSNQQDLTSAHASYSRLNIYSSEDSDEDVCASRLRKTKSILDDLFTDESNDSASDSGEDLPSKPGDESEESDSDISERPRPRASTHRRSKVDRVAVNKTEKTEDGRRVYNKKHYCLFCSKPFSKIARHLEDVHSKEEEVSKACSFPKGSKQRRIYLDELRLRGNYIHNIAVLKSGKGDLIPYKRPRGEMKASDFMHCPHCQGLFTKKVLWRHMKVCKLSPKDYVPKPGKNRTLSLCAATQPVPRNISPELWKILSVMVSDDITDAVKNDCCVIQMAEHWLRKSGESPNSQCFIRQKLRELGKLLLSGRKVTSLRKLEDFIDPYNCMQAVEAVRHACEYNSEKNTYKIPSLAKKLAICLAQLSRLIRTKVVMPKNVKLARKLQNFQKIHEERWNDLLCATVLRNSEDEEVKFKPPTLLAFTEDVQKLHGFLDKAQDEFTALLSAESSTKHWSDLAKVTLTQIILFNRSRENEVVSMTLDTFLSRDNSDPATDIDWALTEVEKQLCRHFYKIVIRRDGARPIPILLTLKMLRALQLLVEKRESCSVMKDNTYVFARPSASSHFRCSDCVRGFALICGAKDPQALTCWKLRKRMATLSTVLNLGDPEINQLASFLGHELIVQDEFYPLHERTLQLAKVHKVLTAMEQGRMMEFMGKNFSDIDVQADGVFPGMYPGKKGPQKKRKTWSGPEIQAVEKHMKDYITSCRVPGKAACENCISAEPLTLKKRDWQSVKFYIYNRIMAQKRDSSHKV; this is translated from the exons ATGGAGTTCCACAGAGCTGCAGACATCAACACTCAGTGGAAACCTCCGCTAGACTACAGCacagctacatctacatctacagaCAAGTGTGTCACtcaacag GTCTCAGACTGCAGCTCTCACACAGAGACCACCGACTCAGACGGGTTTCTGTCCAAACCTGAAGTGGACAGTGAGGAGTTTTCCAGTTCagacaccagcaaccagcag GATCTGACGAGCGCTCATGCCTCCTACTCCAGATTAAACATTTACTCCTCAGAAGACAGCGATGAAGACGTCTGTGCCTCCAGGCTGAGGAAGACTAAGAGCATC TTGGACGACTTGTTTACCGACGAGTCGAACGACTCTGCGTCAGACAGCGGAGAGGATCTTCCTTCAAAGCCCGGAGACGAGAGCGAGGAGAGCGACTCGGACATCAGCGAGCGTCCTCGACCGAGAGCCAGTACTCACCGGAGGTCAAAGGTCGACCGCGTGGCTGTAAACAAGACGGAGAAAACGGAGGACGGGAGGAGGGTGTATAATAAAAAGCACTACTGCTTGTTTTGCTCGAAACCTTTCAGTAAAATCGCGAGACATTTGGAGGACGTTCACTCGAAAGAAGAGGAAGTCTCGAAAGCGTGCAGTTTCCCAAAAGGCTCCAAACAGAGGAGGATTTATCTGGACGAGCTCCGACTCCGAGGGAACTACATCCACAACATCGCCGTGCTGAAGTCTGGGAAAGGCGACTTGATCCCGTATAAACGGCCGCGAGGGGAAATGAAAGCGAGCGACTTCATGCACTGCCCTCACTGTCAGGGCTTATTCACCAAAAAAGTCCTGTGGAGACACATGAAGGTGTGCAAGCTGAGTCCTAAAGATTACGTCCCCAAGCCCGGGAAGAACCGAACGCTCTCTCTGTGCGCCGCCACGCAGCCGGTGCCCCGCAACATCAGCCCCGAGCTGTGGAAGATCTTAAGCGTCATGGTCTCGGACGACATCACGGACGCCGTAAAGAACGACTGCTGCGTCATCCAGATGGCGGAACACTGGCTCCGGAAGAGCGGAGAGTCTCCCAACAGTCAGTGCTTCATCCGGCAGAAGTTACGGGAATTGGGGAAGCTGCTGCTCAGCGGGCGCAAAGTGACGTCTCTGAGGAAGCTGGAGGATTTTATAGACCCGTACAACTGCATGCAGGCGGTGGAAGCCGTGCGGCACGCGTGCGAGTACAACAGCGAGAAGAACACCTACAAAATTCCCTCGCTCGCTAAAAAGCTGGCCATTTGTCTGGCGCAGCTGAGTCGCCTCATACGGACTAAAGTGGTGATGCCGAAAAACGTGAAACTGGCGCGGAAACTGCAGAACTTCCAAAAAATCCACGAGGAACGCTGGAACGATCTGCTGTGTGCGACGGTGCTGAGGAACTCCGAAGACGAGGAGGTGAAATTCAAACCTCCGACGCTGTTGGCTTTCACGGAAGACGTTCAGAAGCTCCACGGCTTCCTGGACAAAGCGCAGGACGAGTTCACGGCGCTGTTATCCGCCGAGTCCTCCACGAAACACTGGTCGGATTTGGCCAAGGTCACGCTGACGCAGATCATCCTGTTCAACCGGAGTCGTGAGAACGAAGTGGTGAGCATGACGCTGGACACGTTTCTATCTCGAGATAACTCCGATCCTGCCACAGACATCGACTGGGCTCTGACCGAGGTGGAGAAACAGCTCTGCCGCCATTTTTACAAGATCGTCATCCGGCGAGACGGAGCGCGTCCCATCCCCATCCTGCTCACGCTGAAAATGCTGCGTGCGCTGCAGCTGCTGGTGGAGAAGCGAGAATCCTGCAGCGTGATGAAGGACAACACCTACGTGTTCGCGCGGCCCTCGGCCTCGTCTCATTTCAGATGCTCCGACTGCGTTCGAGGCTTCGCCTTGATTTGCGGAGCGAAGGATCCTCAGGCGCTGACGTGCTGGAAGTTACGCAAGCGAATGGCCACGTTGTCCACTGTGCTGAATCTCGGAGATCCGGAAATCAACCAGTTAGCAAGCTTTCTGGGACACGAGCTGATCGTCCAGGATGAGTTTTATCCCCTGCATGAAAGGACACTACAGCTAGCAAAAGTGCACAAAGTGCTAACGGCCATGGAGCAGGGGCGCATGATGGAGTTCATGGGCAAGAACTTCTCAGATATCGACGTTCAAGCTGACG GCGTGTTTCCAGGAATGTATCCGGGGAAAAAAGGACCtcagaaaaagaggaaaacgtGGAGCGGGCCTGAGATCCAGGCTGTGGAAAAGCACATGAAGGattacatcacttcctgtcgAGTCCCAGGCAAAGCGGCGTGCGAGAACTGCATCAGCGCCGAACCTTTAACGCTCAAAAAGAGAGACTGGCAGAGCGTCAAGTTCTACATCTACAACCGCATCATGGCTCAGAAGAGAGACTCCAGCCACAAAGTCTGA
- the LOC113656879 gene encoding uncharacterized protein LOC113656879 isoform X3 yields MEFHRAADINTQWKPPLDYSTATSTSTDKCVTQQVSDCSSHTETTDSDGFLSKPEVDSEEFSSSDTSNQQDLTSAHASYSRLNIYSSEDSDEDVCASRLRKTKSILDDLFTDESNDSASDSGEDLPSKPGDESEESDSDISERPRPRASTHRRSKVDRVAVNKTEKTEDGRRVYNKKHYCLFCSKPFSKIARHLEDVHSKEEEVSKACSFPKGSKQRRIYLDELRLRGNYIHNIAVLKSGKGDLIPYKRPRGEMKASDFMHCPHCQGLFTKKVLWRHMKVCKLSPKDYVPKPGKNRTLSLCAATQPVPRNISPELWKILSVMVSDDITDAVKNDCCVIQMAEHWLRKSGESPNSQCFIRQKLRELGKLLLSGRKVTSLRKLEDFIDPYNCMQAVEAVRHACEYNSEKNTYKIPSLAKKLAICLAQLSRLIRTKVVMPKNVKLARKLQNFQKIHEERWNDLLCATVLRNSEDEEVKFKPPTLLAFTEDVQKLHGFLDKAQDEFTALLSAESSTKHWSDLAKVTLTQIILFNRSRENEVVSMTLDTFLSRDNSDPATDIDWALTEVEKQLCRHFYKIVIRRDGARPIPILLTLKMLRALQLLVEKRESCSVMKDNTYVFARPSASSHFRCSDCVRGFALICGAKDPQALTCWKLRKRMATLSTVLNLGDPEINQLASFLGHELIVQDEFYPLHERTLQLAKVHKVLTAMEQGRMMEFMGKNFSDIDVQADG; encoded by the exons ATGGAGTTCCACAGAGCTGCAGACATCAACACTCAGTGGAAACCTCCGCTAGACTACAGCacagctacatctacatctacagaCAAGTGTGTCACtcaacag GTCTCAGACTGCAGCTCTCACACAGAGACCACCGACTCAGACGGGTTTCTGTCCAAACCTGAAGTGGACAGTGAGGAGTTTTCCAGTTCagacaccagcaaccagcag GATCTGACGAGCGCTCATGCCTCCTACTCCAGATTAAACATTTACTCCTCAGAAGACAGCGATGAAGACGTCTGTGCCTCCAGGCTGAGGAAGACTAAGAGCATC TTGGACGACTTGTTTACCGACGAGTCGAACGACTCTGCGTCAGACAGCGGAGAGGATCTTCCTTCAAAGCCCGGAGACGAGAGCGAGGAGAGCGACTCGGACATCAGCGAGCGTCCTCGACCGAGAGCCAGTACTCACCGGAGGTCAAAGGTCGACCGCGTGGCTGTAAACAAGACGGAGAAAACGGAGGACGGGAGGAGGGTGTATAATAAAAAGCACTACTGCTTGTTTTGCTCGAAACCTTTCAGTAAAATCGCGAGACATTTGGAGGACGTTCACTCGAAAGAAGAGGAAGTCTCGAAAGCGTGCAGTTTCCCAAAAGGCTCCAAACAGAGGAGGATTTATCTGGACGAGCTCCGACTCCGAGGGAACTACATCCACAACATCGCCGTGCTGAAGTCTGGGAAAGGCGACTTGATCCCGTATAAACGGCCGCGAGGGGAAATGAAAGCGAGCGACTTCATGCACTGCCCTCACTGTCAGGGCTTATTCACCAAAAAAGTCCTGTGGAGACACATGAAGGTGTGCAAGCTGAGTCCTAAAGATTACGTCCCCAAGCCCGGGAAGAACCGAACGCTCTCTCTGTGCGCCGCCACGCAGCCGGTGCCCCGCAACATCAGCCCCGAGCTGTGGAAGATCTTAAGCGTCATGGTCTCGGACGACATCACGGACGCCGTAAAGAACGACTGCTGCGTCATCCAGATGGCGGAACACTGGCTCCGGAAGAGCGGAGAGTCTCCCAACAGTCAGTGCTTCATCCGGCAGAAGTTACGGGAATTGGGGAAGCTGCTGCTCAGCGGGCGCAAAGTGACGTCTCTGAGGAAGCTGGAGGATTTTATAGACCCGTACAACTGCATGCAGGCGGTGGAAGCCGTGCGGCACGCGTGCGAGTACAACAGCGAGAAGAACACCTACAAAATTCCCTCGCTCGCTAAAAAGCTGGCCATTTGTCTGGCGCAGCTGAGTCGCCTCATACGGACTAAAGTGGTGATGCCGAAAAACGTGAAACTGGCGCGGAAACTGCAGAACTTCCAAAAAATCCACGAGGAACGCTGGAACGATCTGCTGTGTGCGACGGTGCTGAGGAACTCCGAAGACGAGGAGGTGAAATTCAAACCTCCGACGCTGTTGGCTTTCACGGAAGACGTTCAGAAGCTCCACGGCTTCCTGGACAAAGCGCAGGACGAGTTCACGGCGCTGTTATCCGCCGAGTCCTCCACGAAACACTGGTCGGATTTGGCCAAGGTCACGCTGACGCAGATCATCCTGTTCAACCGGAGTCGTGAGAACGAAGTGGTGAGCATGACGCTGGACACGTTTCTATCTCGAGATAACTCCGATCCTGCCACAGACATCGACTGGGCTCTGACCGAGGTGGAGAAACAGCTCTGCCGCCATTTTTACAAGATCGTCATCCGGCGAGACGGAGCGCGTCCCATCCCCATCCTGCTCACGCTGAAAATGCTGCGTGCGCTGCAGCTGCTGGTGGAGAAGCGAGAATCCTGCAGCGTGATGAAGGACAACACCTACGTGTTCGCGCGGCCCTCGGCCTCGTCTCATTTCAGATGCTCCGACTGCGTTCGAGGCTTCGCCTTGATTTGCGGAGCGAAGGATCCTCAGGCGCTGACGTGCTGGAAGTTACGCAAGCGAATGGCCACGTTGTCCACTGTGCTGAATCTCGGAGATCCGGAAATCAACCAGTTAGCAAGCTTTCTGGGACACGAGCTGATCGTCCAGGATGAGTTTTATCCCCTGCATGAAAGGACACTACAGCTAGCAAAAGTGCACAAAGTGCTAACGGCCATGGAGCAGGGGCGCATGATGGAGTTCATGGGCAAGAACTTCTCAGATATCGACGTTCAAGCTGACG GTTGA